Part of the Anopheles coluzzii chromosome 3, AcolN3, whole genome shotgun sequence genome is shown below.
GTACGATTTATCTCAACTCCAACGAGCTGCAGGTCATTGAGTCGGGCACAATTGCTAAAAATACTAAACTgcaatttcttcttctgcaaAACAACCACATCAATATGGTTGAAGAAGAAGCATTTTTAGTTGAAAATTTAGAAGCATCTTCGTCAAATTTGACCATTGTCTCTTTAAGCAATAATAAGCTAACGAAATTGAATTTGGGAACGATAAAAGTCAATCAGTTGTATCTTACGAACAATACGCTAGAGGCGCTTCATCTATCGCCGTGGATTGGAACGGTTTACGCGGAAAACAATATAATATCGAATGTTACAGTGAGTGATGTGACAAACATGCAACTAAAAACGTTAAGGTTGGCAAATAACTCGATCACATCTCTAGAATCGATACAGCAATTCCATTCGCTCGTCGACCTGGATCTGTCCAATAATCACATCGGACCATTGAACATCACTAGCCTTGCAAAGCTAGCCAATCTTCAGCAATTGGGACTAGAACGGACGTTCATTTCCAACCTCCAGCACGGAACCtttgcacaacaacaatctCTCAAATGGTTGGATATATCCTACAACAACCTCGATCGGTTTGACTTTGACATTCTTACATCATCTGCAGCGCTTCAGCAGATCTTTCTGGACGGTAATCGGCTAAAGTCACTGAACTATGAGCATCTGAAGAAAACGTTCCCGGCGCTGGTAAAAATCGGCTTGTCGGAAAACAACTGGAACTGTACATATCTGATCCAGCTTGTGCGCTATTGTAACGAACATTCAATCGAACTGTTCAAGTCCCAAGCGGTACAGAATCAGACCAACGTCAAGGGTATCTATTGTTTCGACGACAAGAATCCGCTGGCCAACTGGAACAACACATTGCAACATGTGCAGGCGCTGCATCCTCATCTGAACAGCACCACCGAGGATAGTGCCCTGCAAACGTTGCTGCAAAGTGTGCTGGATGACGTGAAACGGTTTAGTGAGAACCATGCGGACGTAGCGAATCAAACCAGCAAGCTGGATGGTGCTGTGTACGATCTGACGAAGAATCAGTTCAACATCCAGAAGGATGTGAACAGTTTGAGACAGTCACTATTCGAGATACGGCTTGCATTGGTGGCGAACCGTACGAACGGAAGCGTTGGGGCGGATAACGACGAGCTACGGCGTATGATCGAGACGGCAAACAATCTGACGCTGGACAAGCAGGAGCTGCGTGCCAAAACACTCGAGTTTAAGATATACGAGCAGACGTTTAAGGTGGATAAGGCGTTGGAGTTGGCGCAGGAAAGTATAGATAAGAACACAGTCCTAGGCAAACGAGTCGAGCAGTGGATCAGCAACATTGTGAGCACGAGTGGTATGTTGGGGCAGGATCGGTTACTAGTACATCAGAGTGCAGCACAAGTTGAAGGTAGCGGTGGAAATGGCAATGGAGTGAATATTGCAGTGTTGGTTATGCTTTGTGTCCTAATAGGGTTGATCATGAttggaatttttaaattaaaccgTGGATCGTACGGTGTTGAACGAAGGCGCTATGCTAACAGAGATAGCAGCATGGCAACGATAATCAATAATGATATCTAATTACAATATAGAACCCTATTTTCAAACACGTTACAAAGAGTAGCATGTCGcgtttataaataaaaaaaacacacacatttgttaGAATGGTTATAGGTCATTTCATCATGAGTTCtgatattttaatttgtatattgatttatttttatttgttttacaacTGCTTTCGGTCGATAAGCCTCGATCGATAGCAATCATAGATAGACTCAAAAATCTACCATCCAGCAACCTTTTACCCTATTAAAGGGGAAttcgagcagcaaaaaacccTCCAATGACAGTAACCATGGAACAGGCGTtacaaaatgacatttcttttaaaataacatttcattttaGGATACTTACGTATGGGAGACTATACATTGAATCGTTTATACGTGTAAAGACTATACGTTCATAAAGGGCCGTTTTTGAATCCATAATTGTGACTTGTTGTAAAAAATGTCGTTTGGAgacatttgatttttttcactGTGATATAGTTATATGCTACTCATTACATAGTTTAGGCTTCCAAGAATCAAACTGCGTTCTTTTATGTTTAACTTCGTCTAAAAGATGTTGATCTTCTGGTATCAAGATTCATGCTAACGGTTTCATTGATTAACGTTGCTATTCAATAACGCCACGAAGTAAACTTCGTTGAAGATTGATCGCCATGAACTTGACTTACTGGTAATAAACATAACTGTCGTAGCCTCATCAAACAGTTTCTAGAAtcgaaagcaaagcaaagaaaatgaaaacaattgaTCATGCATGCTTATCTCTCACTTGCAATCCGGTCTAGAGCAGCAGTCTATTACTTATGCCGAATCGATTAAATTCAGTTTTGCTACAACAGTATTCGAGTGTGGCTCTGTGATCGTGTACTTCATCATGCAACGGAAATGTGTGATTCATTTGATACTATTGTAAGTAGAATGTTTTGAATGGTGTAGTTTGCTTCCACACAAGCTGTAACATTTACTCTACAAACAGATGGTTCATCGTTGGTACAAATGGATGTGTAGCAGAGGAATACCATTGCAATCTTGAATACTATTCCCATGTTGTGTCATTTTCCAATGTAGTCGTCGAAGGATCAGCAATGCCTCGCTTCTCGTGTAGTAACAGCGATAACATTGCAGATCTTATATTCAAGATGTCATTATTGGAAGAGGTGCCCAAACAGTTGTTTGCTACTTTTCCTAATTTAGTGGTGGCAAACTTCACCAGGAGTGGAATCAAACGTATCAATCGATACAGTCTGAACAGAGCAGTACATCTTAAAaatctttatttaaaaagCAACGAATTGCAAGAGTTAAACGCGGATTGTTTTTatggagcagcagcacttCTTGACCTTGATCTTTCGTTCAACAATATCAGCTCAATTGATAGAATGGCGTTCAATACACTGTCCAAGCTGTTGGTACTTTGGATGTCTGGAAACAAGCTACGATCGTTGGATAGTAGAGTATTCGAGCCACTCCAATCGATACGTACAATTTATCTCAACTCTAATGAGCTCCAGGTCATTGAAGCAGGTCTGTTTGTCGCAAAccataaattgaaaaatattctTTTGCATAGCAATCACATCAGTGTGATTGAAGAAGGAGCATTTAGAGACGAAAAATCTACAGAGTCATCGACAGCACTGCTCATACTGTCTCTGAGCAATAATGAGCTAACGAAATTGAATGtggaaaaagttaaaataattCAGCTGTATCTTACAAACAATACGCTGGAGGCAATTCTCCTAtcgccatgggttcaaacaCTTTACGCGGAAAACAATAGAATATCGAATGTTACAGTAAGTGATGTGACAAACATGCAACTAAAAACGTTAAGGTTGGCAAATAACTCGATCACATCTCTAGAATCGATACAATTATTTCATTCACTAAACGAACTGGATTTATCAAATAATTATATCGGTCCATTGAACATCACTTGTCTAACAAAGCTAGTCATCCTGAAAGAATTGAGACTACAGCGAACGTTCATTTCCAACCTCCAGCACGGAACCtttgcacaacaacaatctCTCAAATGGTTGGATATATCCTACAACAACCTCGATCGGTTTGACTTTGACATTCTTACATCATCTGCAGCGCTTCAGCAGATCTTTCTGGACGGTAATCGGCTAAAGTCGCTGAACTATGAGCATCTGAAGAAAACGTTCCCGGCGCTGGTAAAAATCGGCTTGTCGGAAAACAACTGGAACTGTACATATCTGATCCAGCTTGTGCGCTATTGTAACGAACATTCAATCGAACTGTTCAAGTCTCAAGCAATACAGATTCAGACGAACATCAACGGTATCTATTGTTTCGACGACAAGAATCCGGTGACCAACTGGAACAACACACTTCACCAGGTGCAGGCACTTGATCCTCATCTGAACGGCACCACCGAGGATAGTGTTCTGCAAACGTTGCTGCCAAGTATGATGGATGACACGAAACGGTTCAGTGAAAATCATACAGACGTAGGGAACCAAACCAGCAAGCTGGATTGGATAATACATGACTTTACAAGGAATCAGTTCACCCTAATTATTGCAGTATTGGTTATAGTGTGTCTCATACTGGGAGTGAATGTGTATTTCCTTGTGAAATATCATCGTAGGTCGTGTAGTGTTGAAAGAAATCCCTATGACAACAGGGACAACAGCGTGGGAATGATCATTGAATAATGATATGGATCCAATACACAGATGTATTTTATTCTTCGATAGTTTATTTTGATCTGAAAAATGCGATAGTAAACTAAAATATAAACATGACATTTGCATGACATTGGGTCATTTCATCATTTACTGTTTTGgatgaatatttatttatatgtgaaaatgattatttttatttgagtCTAAATCTGATTGAGATCTGATCTGAAACGCGAGTCCTTctagtaaaattttaattatttgcttgAAGAGTAAAGTTTGGGCGTATGGGACGATATGCTTTTTTATAGTTATAATTAAACTCATGCAActgctttgcttttttatttttatttctagtTAAAGGATAAGATTATTTCTTAAATTTTGCTTTTGGTCACGAATAGCTGAAAGTTATTACCGCGAATTCTTGGGCTAACGGGAATTGTTGTATATGCAAAATTTGCCTTGCACTATGCGATGTTTTACTGTCTTTCTCTAATCGCGGTTCGTCGTCACGCAGTGATGGGAACTTGCCAAGCTAGCTTGGCTTACTGGTGTAGCAAATGTAATTGACCTAACCTGACTTGCGGAAAGCAAAGAAAGCGGAAACATTTTATCAAGCCTTATCTCACACTCAAGAGCCGGTCTACAGCAGCTGTTTCGAAACGATTTGACTCAGTTTTGCTTCAGAAGTGTACGAGTGTGGTTCTGTTAAAGCTACATTATGCAAGGGCagcgggtgttttttttaattctattGTAAGTAGAATGTTTCGAATAGTGTAGTTTGTTTCCTCACAATCTCTTATATTTACATTACTTACAGATGGTCCATCGTTGGTACAAATGGATATGAAGACCAGTATTATTGCGATCCTGATTACTCCTCACAAACCTCATTTGCCAATGTAATCGTCAATGGATCAACAGTGCCTAATTTTTCATGTAATTACCATTATAACGTTCAATATGTGCAGTTTGAGATGTCATCATTGGAAGAGGTGCCCAAACAGTTATTCGACACATTTCCTAATTTGGTGTTGGTAAACTTTACCATCAGTGGAATCAAATTCATCAATCGATACAGTCTGGACAGGGCAAGAAATCTTCAAAACCTGGATTTGTCTAGCAATGCAATCGAACAGCTCAATGCAAATTGTTTTTCGGGAGCGACTGCCCTTCTTGAGCTGAATCTTTCGTTCAACAAAATCAGCTCAATTGATAGAATGGCGTTCAATACACTGTCAAATCTGGAATTGCTTCGGTTGACTGGAAACAAGCTTCGATCGTTGGATAACAAAGTATTTGAACCACTTAAATCGTTACATACGATTTATCTCAACTCCAATGAGCTGCAGGTCATTGAAGCAGGTCTCTTTGTCGAAAATTCTAAATTGGAAAATATGCTTTTGCAAAACAACCACATCAGTATGGTAGAGGAGGGAGCTTTAGGAACCTTCATATCTACAGAGTCGATAGTTTCTTTAAGCAATAACAAGCTAACGAAATTGAATCTGGAAAAGATAAAAGTTACTCACTTATATCTCAACAATAATACGCTGGATACTCTTAATCTATCGCCGTGGATTGGAACAGTTTACGCGGAAAACAATATAATATCGAATGTTACAGTGAGTGATGTGACAAACATGCAACTAAAAACGTTAAGGTTGGCAAATAACTCGATCACATCTCTAGAATCGATACAGCAATTCCATTCGCTCGTCGACCTGGATCTGTCCAATAATCACATCGGACCATTGAACATCACTAGCCTTGCAAAGCTACCCAATCTTCAGCAATTGGGACTAGAACGGACGTTCATTTCCAACCTCCAGCACGGAACCTTTGCACAGCAACAATCTCTTAAATGGTTGGATATATCCTACAACAACCTCGATCGGTTTGACTTTGACATTCTTACGTCATCTGCAGCGCTTCAGCAGATCTTTCTGGACGGTAATCGGCTAAAGTCGCTGAACTATGAGCATCTGAAGAAAACGTTCCCGGCGCTGGTAAAAATCGGCTTGTCGGAAAACAACTGGAACTGTACATATCTGATCCAGCTTGTGCGCTATTGTAACGAACATTCAATCGAACTGTTCAAGTCCCAAGCGGTACAGAATCAGACCAACGTCAAGGGTATCTATTGTTTCGACGACAAGAATCCGCTGGCCAACTGGAACAACACATTGCAACATGTGCAGGCGCTGCATCCTCATCTGAACAGCACCACCGAGGATAGTGCCCTGCAAACGTTGCTGCAAAGTGTGCTGGATGACGTGAAACGGTTTAGTGAGAACCATGCGGACGTAGCGAATCAAACCAGCAAGCTGGATGGTGCTGTGTACGATCTGACGAAGAATCAGTTCAACATCCAGAAGGATGTGAACAGTTTGAGACAGTCACTATTCGAGATACGGCTTGCATTGGTGGCGAACCGTACGAACGGAAGCGTTGGGGCGGATAACGACGAGCTACGGCGTATGATCGAGACGGCAAACAATCTGACGCTGGACAAGCAGGAGCTGCGTGCCAAAACACTCGAGTTTAAGATATACGAGCAGACGTTTAAGGTGGATAAGGCGTTGGAGTTGGCAAGGGAAAATAGCGATAAGATTGTAGTTCTAGCGAAACGAGTCGAGCAGTGGATCAGCAACATTGTGAGCTcgggtggtgctgctggtatGCTGGGTCATGATAGGCTGCCAATCCATCAGAGTGCAGCACAAGTTGAGGTCAGCAGCGGAAATGGCAATGGGCTGATTATTGCAATGTTGGTTGTGATGTGTCTCATGATGGGAATGATTATGTTTATTATTGCAAAATTCATCCGGCGATCGTACAGTGTTGAACGAAGGCGCTATGCCAACAGAGATAGCAGCATGGCAACGATAATCAATAATGATATTTAATTCTAAAATGCATTGTGTTGCTTAGAGTTTGCTGTATCATGACTGttaaaagtaaaaacttaTTTCATATGGTTTGTATGTTTTACTTGTAAAATATTTGGAAGAAATCTTTTCCTTTTGAATGCTTTTCTCCTTGCGTTGGTAATTAAAGGTTTGacatttattttccattaaaGGACTTTCAAATTACGCACCTTCACTGTCCGTTTCGTAAATCTTATCGCGTGCATCAGGGAACACAACTTCCTGAAACTTGCACGCGGCGTTTTTgaaatggtggtggtggttttaaTCAATTTATGCCTGGCGGCAGGCGGTCTCGTTAGTAGCCCACCTCCGCTGAGCTGTTTTAAGCAGGGTGCACTTTGACGTTGCAGCAACGTCATAATCTAATTATGCGGTAATGTTATCGGAAGATATTAGGTGATAAAGTTTCACCAACGACGGAGCTACAAAAGTGgtaacgtgtgtgtgtgtgtgtgtgagttccGAAAAGATAGTGGGTGGTTCCTTACtagtttaaattatttcatgcGTTTGGTGTCGGTTGCTGTTACCGTCTAGAGAAGGTGAATGGTGCCAAGAAGGATGTTACTAATTGACTTTTCAATTCCTCAACCGACACTTACATGCACGCGTGAGAAGGTGAGAAAGAAGCAATATAAAGTAAACATTAACCAAACGATTCTTCAGAAATGCAGAAAATAATTCCTCCTCTGTGGCAAAACCAAGATATTTAAGGCACATTTGGCAACTCTAGCTTGCGAAGTTGGATTTCATTTTATTCTACCAGTGTACGAAAATTCACACCCCATGCATCATCGTTTCGGTTGCATGGTATGATTGGTTGGTGCACTCAGTGCACATTACGCGCGTGCTTTCACGTAAAAGTTGTGTTGTGGGTGCCTTTTAGTTAGCTATAAATTATGCTCAATAAAACAAGGTCCAAAAAGTTACTGTACAGCCAGCCTAAATGCTCGGTCGCTTTTTTGcaagtgtttgtatgagttTAAGGGGAGAATGTGCACTCGAAACGTTCTGAATATGCTCGAGCCACTTCAACTTAGGTAATTTTTAGTATACTAATACACTCGGCGTTGATAAAAAAGTTGAGAAATTGTTTTCGCATCGTATAACACATCAATTCCGGACCCTTTCACAGCCCAGTTGAGTTAGTCATTGCAAGCAAATGGCAAAAACTGTTCAGTACactgggccggtctggtggtacagtcgtcaactcgtacgacgtaacaacatgctcgtcatctGTTCAAGTCcagaatagaccgtgcccctaTACGtatgactgactatcctgctatggcaaggtgtatggatattaggaggtgaagtgcttcagagcaaattgacatttcacgacttgacataacaatactgggggctccggtattaaaatcggggagggctgtaggggggtatagaaaattgtatgcgatttgacataacaatactcaatgatggcgcccggaaaacgcgctagcaattcacctccttaataaacacaccttgtgCTATGGttacaataagtcactgaaaaccaagctcacttcactaagtgggtacaggcaggccttgaccgacagctgttgttgtgccaaagaagaagaaaaagtgcaGTAGGCTGCGGTTTTAAGTGTCAatcacaagaagaagaaatagtaAAATAGCTGTGACGCATCGGTTTGCTGGTGGACAACAATTTGGTATATGGTAGAAGGTGGAGAAAAAACTATACAAAGATAATTGAGTTGCTATGTTAATCGATTTTTATTCGTTTGATTGATGAAACAGTCAAGGTTCAAGTTTTAAAAGTGCCTGTCGCAAAGCCAAACATTATAAAACAGGTCATCAGTTACATGAAATGTGAAACACAACTACAACTGCACCACATGTTATTTCATCCCATGACCACGAGTAAAGCAATTCCTACAATGAATGAAGGTTCGATCTTTTCCTGTACATTGCAACAAGCAAATACCACCCCGTTCTGGTATCAAGGAAAATCAAGGCTGAAGCTCCCTTTCCCGAAAATCCCTTCTTTCCGGTGTTGACTTCAGTTGGTTCCTGCTCGAAGTATCGGAAATCGTTGCACCATCGTAGGAAATTGGAGCTCGTTCATAATGGATTTATGAAGTGAACGCTTCCACAAAACCCTCGGACCCTACCGCTCTCCAGGCCTTGAGTTTCTAGGATGGCTAGGCCAAGTAGTTTCCATCCCGGTGGAGAAATAGAACCATCCTGTCCTGACAATCGAGCGGCGTGCTTTGGTGCAGAAAAAGAGATGTCAGTCGGTTTGCACCGAGTGATGGAAGATTCGGTACAGTttcagtggtggtggtggtgtcggtgGCATTGTGACCATAAATAGTAGCATCCAACCAGCATCCAGAATCGTTGGTTTGGGAAGAAGGGAACCAAACTGTGGTGGATGAAGCAGCCCGCGTTTGATTGATACTGGATGCAATGAAGCACAACCAGGGAAATGGGTATAATCATTCACGCGGAAGTGCAATTGTGTGTGCGATGCAGTTAGAAACGGGTGTAGGGATGGTAGGTGTAGCCAGTTCGCCGGTTGGGCGGTGTATCGATTTCGTGAAGTGCATTTTTATCGACTCAATGGCATGCCCGTACGGCAGGCAAGCGTCCTAGTTTTCGCGAAAAGGGTactgaaaattgaaaattatggTAATGTGCGCACGTACCAGGTAGTTACATACAAATCGAACTGCAGCACTGTATTATGTGATATAGGACAAATATGTCGTGTTCATGCTTTCCGCCGCGACAAACCCTTTCGTTTGGAGTAGAGTTTGAGATGACAGGCGTAATGTACCATAGAAAGCTATATTTGATTCTAGCATGTTTTGAGAAGTACCTGACAAGAGCCGATTTTATCCATTTGTTTCCGATTAGGAGATAGGAAAGGTAGGAATTACTTCAATTTTGAAACAGAGATGGCAGATAGTGatggcaaaaataaacaactttATTTGGGAAGtgatgaaggaaaaaaacaaaccaacatgCAATCCAAACATTGCGTCTAGACGagaaattattcaatttcCTGTCCATTTCCGTTAGGCCTGCCAAAATTTACAGCCGGCTTTGCGTGTGTGCAGTGGCTATACTTTTCCTTTGCAAGTTCTGTTGAACAGTTGTCAATTCAAACCGCTTTCTTAAATTGTTGCATAAATAGACTGTACGAATTTAGTGATCCTACAACTCTTTAATACAGAAGTCGATAAACTTTGCTTGGGCGCTCGATTCCTACCTGTCATGGGGGAAATACAGTAATAGcatcacacacatacgaaaACTCTAACAAGCATATGGGACTTGTTGGTGttcttcgtgtgtgtgtgagtcttTTTGTCAGCTTCACTTCCATTTTACCCAAGGGGTAAAGGACGTTTTTTGCCTAATATTTGGTGTGCTCTAGAGCTCACGGGTaagtttgtttctttcctaCACTATAAGTGCGCTTACACAGTTACAAAAAAAGCCTCAGTCACGAAGGGATGATGGGTAAGGGtcgtcttttttgttgttgctttgttcATCTCCCTTTCTTCCTCTTTCCTCCCAACACACAGTTCCACGGCTTCCGAAGCATATCGATTGGGGCGTCCGTTCAATCTCGATATTGGCAATCGAGCGAGAGTGTCTATTAGGGAGGAAGAAGGGCGGTATGGAACGTTGTGGAATCCGACGatcttttgtttaatttagaAATGGTAATTTCCAACGCCGGCAGGTAAGataatacacacatacactctgcCGCATGGGAACGGTTACGAGCGGAAGCGAAGCAATAGGTGAACTTGTTAAAGCTGTGCGACTCGTATGTGAACATCCTCGCATACACTGTTATACGCTAGAACAATTTCCGCCCAATTTGACATATAAGTATTCGTTGCAGACCACATGGTTAGAGGCAACCCTGGATTATCACCGCCTATAATCATCGAATCTAATTAATTCGAGTTATTCATTTATCCCGCCGGAGCAGTCTCCCCAACCTGCATACTGGTGGAACTACTGGTAATGGACTGTCAAAATCT
Proteins encoded:
- the LOC120957176 gene encoding toll-like receptor Tollo: MPRFSCSNSDNIADLIFKMSLLEEVPKQLFATFPNLVVANFTRSGIKRINRYSLNRAVHLKNLYLKSNELQELNADCFYGAAALLDLDLSFNNISSIDRMAFNTLSKLLVLWMSGNKLRSLDSRVFEPLQSIRTIYLNSNELQVIEAGLFVANHKLKNILLHSNHISVIEEGAFRDEKSTESSTALLILSLSNNELTKLNVEKVKIIQLYLTNNTLEAILLSPWVQTLYAENNRISNVTVSDVTNMQLKTLRLANNSITSLESIQLFHSLNELDLSNNYIGPLNITCLTKLVILKELRLQRTFISNLQHGTFAQQQSLKWLDISYNNLDRFDFDILTSSAALQQIFLDGNRLKSLNYEHLKKTFPALVKIGLSENNWNCTYLIQLVRYCNEHSIELFKSQAIQIQTNINGIYCFDDKNPVTNWNNTLHQVQALDPHLNGTTEDSVLQTLLPSMMDDTKRFSENHTDVGNQTSKLDWIIHDFTRNQFTLIIAVLVIVCLILGVNVYFLVKYHRRSCSVERNPYDNRDNSVGMIIE
- the LOC120959941 gene encoding uncharacterized protein LOC120959941, whose amino-acid sequence is MKVKCVIYLTLLYCVYCTTAATTTPSSSANKIHYRCTTQGYYYSEAKFSNVIIDESTIPLFTCDSTSQKQTVKFEMSSIQEVPKKLFDTFSNLLVANFTRSGIKYINRYSLDRAVNLQKLDLSSNAIEQLNANCFSGATALLELNLSFNNISSIDKLAFNTLLNLILLRLTGNKLRSLDNKVFEPLKSLRTIYLNSNELQVIESGTIAKNTKLQFLLLQNNHINMVEEEAFLVENLEASSSNLTIVSLSNNKLTKLNLGTIKVNQLYLTNNTLEALHLSPWIGTVYAENNIISNVTVSDVTNMQLKTLRLANNSITSLESIQQFHSLVDLDLSNNHIGPLNITSLAKLANLQQLGLERTFISNLQHGTFAQQQSLKWLDISYNNLDRFDFDILTSSAALQQIFLDGNRLKSLNYEHLKKTFPALVKIGLSENNWNCTYLIQLVRYCNEHSIELFKSQAVQNQTNVKGIYCFDDKNPLANWNNTLQHVQALHPHLNSTTEDSALQTLLQSVLDDVKRFSENHADVANQTSKLDGAVYDLTKNQFNIQKDVNSLRQSLFEIRLALVANRTNGSVGADNDELRRMIETANNLTLDKQELRAKTLEFKIYEQTFKVDKALELAQESIDKNTVLGKRVEQWISNIVSTSGMLGQDRLLVHQSAAQVEGSGGNGNGVNIAVLVMLCVLIGLIMIGIFKLNRGSYGVERRRYANRDSSMATIINNDIYNHISVIEEGAFRDEKSTESSTALLILSLSNNELTKLNVEKVKIIQLYLTNNTLEAILLSPWVQTLYAENNRISNVTVSDVTNMQLKTLRLANNSITSLESIQLFHSLNELDLSNNYIGPLNITCLTKLVILKELRLQRTFISNLQHGTFAQQQSLKWLDISYNNLDRFDFDILTSSAALQQIFLDGNRLKSLNYEHLKKTFPALVKIGLSENNWNCTYLIQLVRYCNEHSIELFKSQAIQIQTNINGIYCFDDKNPVTNWNNTLHQVQALDPHLNGTTEDSVLQTLLPSMMDDTKRFSENHTDVGNQTSKLDWIIHDFTRNQFTLIIAVLVIVCLILGVNVWSIVGTNGYEDQYYCDPDYSSQTSFANVIVNGSTVPNFSCNYHYNVQYVQFEMSSLEEVPKQLFDTFPNLVLVNFTISGIKFINRYSLDRARNLQNLDLSSNAIEQLNANCFSGATALLELNLSFNKISSIDRMAFNTLSNLELLRLTGNKLRSLDNKVFEPLKSLHTIYLNSNELQVIEAGLFVENSKLENMLLQNNHISMVEEGALGTFISTESIVSLSNNKLTKLNLEKIKVTHLYLNNNTLDTLNLSPWIGTVYAENNIISNVTVSDVTNMQLKTLRLANNSITSLESIQQFHSLVDLDLSNNHIGPLNITSLAKLPNLQQLGLERTFISNLQHGTFAQQQSLKWLDISYNNLDRFDFDILTSSAALQQIFLDGNRLKSLNYEHLKKTFPALVKIGLSENNWNCTYLIQLVRYCNEHSIELFKSQAVQNQTNVKGIYCFDDKNPLANWNNTLQHVQALHPHLNSTTEDSALQTLLQSVLDDVKRFSENHADVANQTSKLDGAVYDLTKNQFNIQKDVNSLRQSLFEIRLALVANRTNGSVGADNDELRRMIETANNLTLDKQELRAKTLEFKIYEQTFKVDKALELARENSDKIVVLAKRVEQWISNIVSSGGAAGMLGHDRLPIHQSAAQVEVSSGNGNGLIIAMLVVMCLMMGMIMFIIAKFIRRSYSVERRRYANRDSSMATIINNDI